ATTACAAACTGTCACACCCTAATTTTTAAGTGCTTGACTTTATACCCTAAATGCTATCTCTCCTTCCAATTAAAAATCCCATATACACAGCTAACGTAATTTACCACAGGCTGAAGGTAGAATTTTGTTTTCGGCAGTTATGTCAGATTATCACCAGGGTGAATGAGATGGGggttgttggggttttttgtttttttaatcgTTGTGGAGAAAATTCACTGCCCCAGAAGCAATTATAAGCTTCTGGATGAAAAAATGCGAATGTTTCGAAAGCAGTCACTGAACCCTGGTCTAAATAAAAGAGGTTTGGGTCTCCTAGGTAAATGCTGCCTTTCTCCTATCAGTATTGCATCTGCAGGGTTTTCACTGAAAAGTTGCGTGCAGAATCTTGGGAGGAGAAAGCAATCTTTAATATTTGATGGTTTGTAATTGCTGAAGTATGGACCCCGTTCCCTGACTCCACTTGGTTCCAGTGAGGTGTTGCTCATCTACATGGCTCTAACGCTAGTTTTTTCCACACATTTGCAATGTTTTACCTCTCTTAACCCTCATTCCACATTTttgcatctcttttcttttcgCCACCTTTcgctccctttcccttctcccctcagGTTTGTGGCTTGTAAATGATGAATGCAACGTCAAAAATTCCTTGGTGAAAGTTACATCTGGGATGCATTTGGTCCACATATCGCATGTAAGCCCTTGGCACGGCAGGCTTATTCTTTTACTGAAAGCAGAGGCTAGACCTCAGCCTGCTCGGCCCCTCGGGGACTGCAGGGAGATTGTGTCATGCTGGCTAATCCTGATGATGAGAATGGATTGAACGGAGAGAGGAAGTGGATGccctttgcttttcctgctcaGGGTTTACCATGTCAATtagttcaaaaacaaaaacaccagcaCAAAACAGTGGAAGGCAGGAGCTGTGTCTGGTTTTGGTGCAAAAAGTGTGATGGTACGTGatggaaaaagcatttctgccaTGCCCTGGGAGAGCGTAGCACGCAGAGCATATTGCTCTCTGTGTACcttgaaaaaaatccctgctctACTTTCAACCGAGTAATCAAAAgaggaattttttattttttttttcaaagcgCAACATTCAAAAGGAAATCTCTTATCTGTTTGAGAATTCAATACgcttttggaaacaaaagagaattaaatCAGCTACCGTAGGTCTCAGAGCAGCGCTGATTTTAATAATGTAAACTTTCTTCTCTAATGAGTAATAAGCAGTTCCATCTTTCATGgccttttaaaattgcttttagtAAGGGACTGGATTTGTTTTAATCCTTTTCAGTATGTAAAGCCCCAGATATTTCAGTCCCTTAGGGGCTCAGTATTTTCTAGCTCCGttttaaaaggcaaaggaaaacagctttcagaaattGACAGAATCTGTGACTGatatagtttgtttttttttttttacccagaaAGTGACCCAAAAGTGTCAGTTAAGAATAAGATCCCTGGCATCCCACCCTGTGGATTAGCAGCAAACAGGCGTATCATCTAGGTACAGTAGCTCTTTGTACTCTGACCTACTTGTTTCTGCTCCGGCTTGTTCCTTCTTGAAAGTTTATTTGGAAGAGATGCAGAACTTGCTCAATAAACAACCAAAGCAGTGCCACCTGCCACGTGAAAGGCTTCGTTTTGAAACGGACCCTAGCAAAGGAGGATTGCCAACGCCTAAAACTTTCTGCTCTACTTCGTAGTCAGAATGGGTGCTCTAAAAACGCACCGGGTGGTTTGTTCTGGAGGATACTTCTCATAGGAAAGGGTTAAGAGAGCCCTGTCTGGGACCAGGGCAGTGTTCGTGGAGTGCTCTCAAGAATTCAGCTTGATCATAATTACACGTGGCTAGCAGTTAATGGTTCCTGTTGTCGTGTGTACACTGGCATCGGCCTTGTGTTGTGTGCGTGCGAAGCTGTTAACCCCTCcgccttctctttttcctcaggTACTTTCAGAAGGTGCCGCAAAGAAGCTTCCTCGTGTGGAAAACCCTACGAGAAAAACCGTGCGTTTTCTGGAAACTCGTGGAGCAAAGCTCTCAAAATGGCAGACAATAAGGACAGTAATGTTAAAAACGCAGATGTGAGACCCAAAAGCAGCCGGAGCAGAAGCGCAGACAGAAAGGATGGTTACGTCTGGAGCGGAAAGAAGCTCTCCTGGTCCAAAAAGAGCGAGCACTGTTCTGATGCTGAAACTGCGAGTGCTGCAGGAAGATCAGGGTCTAATTTAAAGAGCCAAGAGAGGAAATACAGCTGCTCCTCTATCGAGCTGGATCTAGATCGTTCGTGTGGTCACAGGTTTTTAGGCCGGTCTCTCAAACAGAAATTGCAAGACGCCGTGGGTCAGTGCTTTCCCATAAAGAACTGTAGCAGTCGGCACGCCTCAGGACTTCAGTCGAAAAGGAAAATTCATATCAGTGAATTAATGCTAGATAAGTGTCCTTTTCCTCCGCGCTCCGAGCTTGCTTTTCGGTGGCACCTGATTAAAAGGCATACAGCCCCCGTCAGCCACAAGGCGGAAGACTGGATAATCGCTGACTTATCCCAGAATGAGGAGAAGGAAGATCACCTGCGAGACGACGAGGTAGCCAACGGGGCAGCGGACTCTCCCTCCCAGTCCTGTGACCTTACTGATGGCATTTCCTCCAGGGGGGACTCGAGGTCCGAGCTGGTGCTGGGTAAGGTGGTAAGGAGCAGTAAAGAGGAGAGCGATATGGACTCCGACGATGAAGTTATTACGCTATGCACGAGCtctaggaaaagaaacaagccCAAATGGGAAACCGACGATGAGCTGCTGCGGATGGAAACGCCTCCGAAATACCACACGCAGATCGATTATGTCCACTGCCTGGTCCCAGACCTCCTTCAGATCAACAACAACCCCTGCTACTGGGGAGTCATGGATAAATACGCCGCCGAAGCGCTGCTGGAAGGAAAGCCGGAGGGAACGTTTCTGTTACGAGATTCTGCCCAAGAAGactatttgttttctgtgagctTCAGGCGCTACAGCCGGTCCCTCCACGCGCGGATAGAGCAGTGGAATCACAACTTCAGCTTCGATGCCCACGATCCGTGTGTCTTCCACTCGCCAGACATCACGGGACTCCTAGAGCACTATAAAGATCCGAGCTCCTGTATGTTCTTTGAACCGCTTTTATCCACTCCGTTAAACAGgacctttcctttttctctccaacATATATGTAGAACAGTTATTTGCAACTGTACGACTTACGATGGCATCGATGCACTTCCTATTCCTCCGTCAGTGAAGCTGTATTTGAAGGAATATCATTACAAATCAAAAGTTAGAGTACTCAGGATTGATGTACCAGAGCAGCAaagctagaaaatatttttatgaaagaatgaaattgtCTCTAAACATATAAATTTGTGTTCAGTCTTTCCTCCTTTTAAGTTTCTTAAtgtcattttgactttttttcccttcttctgccGATTATTTACAACCCAAACTAGCCTCTGTCTAAGGCTTTTTTATCCAAACGTTCTTTGAGTCTTCCCAAGTCTCTTTTTAGAAATGGTATTCGTTGTGGGCTTTTGGTACTGTTCCCCAACTAGAGTTTTATGGAACTTCAGGTAGGCTTTCTGGTATTTCTATAGATGGATAGTCTTTAGATctaaaaaccttaaaaatcagttttgaactTGATCTGTCTTTTATATTGTAATTTACATATGTTGCTGACATGTTTGAAATAATGCACATTAACTAAAGATTGACTCATCTCTATTTTCCGCATTTCTTTTAAAGCGAGTGCTCtagtctgtgtgtgtgtgtgtgtgtgtgcgcgcgccCATATTTAATGTAGTAAATTCATCGGTCTATTTCTAACATTACTATTCCTAgcaaaatgaagtttgaaaGAGGATACGATCTTTCTATAAATACATCAGGGGACTAAACGCCAGGGAGGGGAGAAACAATTCAAGCTAAGGACAACGCTCAGCACAGGAACAAACGTGTACAAACTGGTCGGGAAAGGATTTTGGTTGGAAAGGAGGAAGGCTCATACTCGTCAGAGCAGTGGGGTTCTGGAGcagcttttcatttctataaCAGCAGTAAAAAGCAAACTGCTCAGAAACTGGGGTTTGTTTGGTGTCTGGAAGGGGCAATGATACAGTCACTTGTGATAGATGGGGCTTGGACTTGGCAACTGTTTCTCTGTTACTGTTTCATTATGGGAAATAGCCAGTTTTCACTATAGGGGCTGCTGTTCTGAATTGATGAAGcatggggggggagggtgggaaGGCAGATATTTCCTTAATCTTGTAAAATTTATGCATATTAAACTATCTGAGCCTACTTGTTTGATCCTGAGGTGACGAATAGCTTTCTCACGTCGTTAGTAGGAGGGGTTATTTAGTTGTTAAGTACAGTTGGATAAAAAAGCGTGCACATTTTTCTTGCAACCTGTAGCATTTGGCCAAATGGCCCGCTGCCAAATCCCATATACGGGAAAACCACGATAATGCTCCTAAAAGCACTACTTACGTTGCGTGGATGGTCAGATCTGCTGCTGAATTATTGGTAAGATCCCAAGGAGACTCAGGGGCTCTAGGTCCAGGCAAGAAACTAGAGCATTTTCCAGGCTGGCCTCGGGTACGTGGCTCCACGAGGAGCAACCTGTGGTTCTGGTGTCTTCGCTCACACGTGCTCGCAGATCACCTACCTGCAGCGACAGCAGCCgtactgttttcttcccttttgatCACAGGGAGCGTTTGTATCCTCTTGAAATGCCTTTGAAACAGGGACCCAAAGCAGGCGGAATTACAGATGTCTAATTTTATGCGTGCCTGCCGGAGATCTTATCAAAAATTCGCAATTACCCGGGTGCGTGAGGTTACATACGTGTGCAGGCTAAGAGCGGGAGCGTGCCGTGCAGTCTCCCTCCCGGATCGCAGACTAAGTGCTACAGCAGCATaagcagcatttctctttgaataTCTTAATTTCACCTTGTACAGCACCCTGTGAATTTGTGAATCCAATCCATCCCGGAACTCAGGACCTACCGAGGAAGTTTGCCATGCAACTCCAGCAGAGTCCTGCTCGCCCCTGAGCGAGAATACCCTTTCCCCTGATCTGCTGTCGCTGTGATGTAAGCAGATTTCCAGGGACATCTGCTTAGAGACCAGccagtttgttttcactgtgttttaaatAGGTTTCGAACCGAAGTCTCCagggagaaaatgcaaacacatcAATCTATCGCATCGCACATGGATGAATACGCTGCAGGACAGACTCTCAGCTGCTATAAATCAGCGTGGCTTTATTGATGCACTTATAACAGTTTATACCAGCTGAGATTCTTCCTCCTCCGTATGCAAATGATGATTGTATGACTGATGTCCAAAAAATTACCCTTTTCTTCTGGTAAtgttttccttgtgctgcttCCATTCAACTGGTATTACTTTTTGCATAAGCTGGGTTCTGTCGAGAACAGCTTCGGATTAGTAAAtctatttcttcttcatctACCACTGCTATTTTCCACATACGAAGTGAATGAATAGCAGGGATCatctttgttctgtgttttttttttttctctgtgcatgtcaatacaaaatgctgctgtgatACAAAACAATTGGTTTGAAATCTAACTCCATAGATGCAGGCTGCTTGATTAAAACTTCCAGAAACTGTTAGGGCAAAAAGCTCAATTTTAGATGGAGATTGCCACTATTATATTTATCGCAAGTCCACAAAATCTAGATTTTCACCAAAAGTCTTACCTGTTTTGAAACTTGGCAAAGGCCACCATCTCTTTCAAAGCCGGCAGAGACTTTGTCCCCTCAAAATGAAAGAACCTTTTTGGGTTAGAGGTCTACAACTGGCTGTGATTTCAGTGTTGTTCCATACGCAGCCTACGTTGCTTCAGCAGTCGAGTGCTGCTGATGCATCGCTTACCCCAAAACTGTCTCGAGCACTCCAATTTTAGGAGACCTATATAATGTAGCGGTTGGGGACTGGAGGTGCCGCGCATAAAAATAGTGCCTGTTGACCACGGGCCAGTGAATTGCATCTATTTCGAGAAATCATATGTAGAAAATAGCGCTCAGCGGGCTTTGGTGGAAATTCACCctacatttttcctgtttgtttgtccAAGTCATACCTGCGTGACCTCAGTATCTTCTGACAGCCTGAACTGTGTATATTTGTGCAGCCTGTGAGAGAGACATTTCCCAAAGTACACGTGTTTTTATGAAGCATGAGAACTCAAAATCTATTTTGCTTAAGTCCAtgcacttcttttcttttttgaataaGCCTTGTAGAAAATAACTGGTTTCAAGATACGCAAAGATTCGTCATCCTGAGGTTCTCTTCCTGCTGTCACCACTAACAGTCTTACCGGTGCTGATCGCTCAAATAATAGTTTATAATTCCTGACATTAGCTATCTGAAGTATGTTCCAAGAACAACCAAGTCTTGAAGTTCAGTATTGAAGCCCTCTAGACTTTTCTCGGAGGGCCCCAGAAACAGGGTAAGAACTGCCATCTTCTCATCCCAGGTTCTTACGGGATAAAGTTTTCAGGTTCTTCAGGATAAAGATTAACCATGGAACAAAGAAAGGTATGGACATGTGCAGAAAAACAAGAGCTTGAGGCTGACGAGGACGTACTCCCAAAGTGGCCCTGGCCACAGCCCCCATGTTTCGAGGCTCCCAGCCAGCTTTACGTCGGGAATCATGGCCGTGAAATGGTTTCTGTTGTTTTGAGGGCTCAACTGCGTTGCCTTGTGgttctgcagaaacacagcgTTGCATCAGTGTGAGCTGGTAAGAAAAAGGATCTGATTTTGATGACATGATTTTGATAAGGGGAAGGGAAGTCAGGCTCTTGAGGCACGGTGGGCCAAGGACATACATGAGCTCTTTTTACGGGACGGTTTAAAGACAAACGCTCGTTCCATTAATTCTGTTCTCTGGCATTTGCTTTTGCCTGAAGTGACTTTCTGCAGCTGTGTAGGCGCAACGCCGTCAATGCAGAGCGACCTCGCTCCGCCAGACTCATTGATGGATTTGGGTGGTTCGTCTGTCCAGTAACCGGGAGCATAAATTCCTTCTTCATCCCCTATTCTCAGCAGTCGTCACGAGGAAATCTGGGGCGCATTTGGAACAGGATACGTATTTCTTCAGTAGCATATTGAgcttaaaaaaacagtaatctTAATTTAAAcgcttttcttttaaagatgcGGGTCTGTTTCCAATGTGGAAAAGAAATCCTTGTATGATGCAGTCATACATGGCCTTACTGTAAAATTGACATGctcttaaataattaaaaagggggatgctttaattttgaaaaaggaTGCTGTAGGAAGGAGGTTAAAGGAAGCTTTTAGTCAGCTCTAAGGTTAGATTTATTGATCTAGTGATCaatccctttctctttcctgaatTTAAAGCTAATGGGAGACTGTGGTCAGAGATGAGTGGCTTTTAGTTAAGGTTTTTGACTCTTATAAATAATACAACAAATGTCCTAGTAAGTAATAAGAAATAAGATACTTGctcattctttttaaatagaacaAATGTGGCAAACAAGACTCAGCTGTAATTTTTGAAGTCATTTATTAGACAAATTGCTCTTCTCTACTTCTTTTACAAGAGAGACATAAACCATTATATTACTTATTCATGAATCATAGCCATTAAGATGATAAATCAAATTATCAGCTTCCTGTCTCTCTTcagttttaatcattttttataGTTCATGTAATATAAAGACAGCTTCCTTCCTATGAAACAAGAGACCTTCAGAGACCTTTTTATTGTAAACGTacatttccttcccatttttaaGTATATCCTAGTGATTTTCTCTGTCAATTTTACCTGTAATAAAAATCCAATAAGGAACTTGTACATTGATTCGATATAGCAAAGTTAGCTATGAAGTAAGTGATTTCGGTTAACCTCTGAAATAACGTAGTACTGGAAAATGCAgttaaaggattatttttttttctgccacccCTGAATGTGCATGGAAATATTGTACATTTGGTGGAGAAATCGGTGGAGAAATCTCAGCACAAGCTCATGCACTGATCGTAGGAGCTCTCTCAGATGGTTTGCTTGAGCTCTGCAGTGTGATCGTGGTTTTATACGCCAAAGCTTGCTCTTTGTGCTGTATTCACAAAGCCACTGTTTCTGCCTCTTCCCCGACGGAGGGAGAGCCGATGTTATCTGACAAGCTAAGATCGCTTCGCGCATCCTTGCCTCGCTCTCCGCCGGCATCTGCCTGCTTCCGCATCTAAAACGTGGATTTGCCGTGGTGGGACGAGCCGCGCGTGACGTGGTGGGGGAGGAGAAGCTGtccattcagaaagaaaagcccATTGATTTCCTTTCGGCGCAGTGACAGCTAGCtggtttttttaaacttgatcGTCCATGTTAAATCCTGCTCTCAGGAAGCACGGATGAGGTCAGGGTTACCAAGAATGCGAGAGCAGCCCCCGCGCCCTTAGAAATACTCGTCTGTGCTGCAGTGTAAAAATCAATACCTGTTTACTCAACTCTATGAATAATAGAGTTttgaatgtaaatatataatttatgcAGACAAAATCTATAGCACGGGGCTGAGGCGAGTCGCAGTAATTTCCCTGCTCCCTACATCCATTTCAATAACCCCCTGGGTAGCCGTGCTGCATTATCTGACCAAAACGCGTCCTCGGCCCGGCCTCCCCGCGGGCTGGCCGTGACGAGCACCTTCCTGCAGGGATCCCTGCAGGTCTCGGGGGGCGAGCAAGCTCCCCAAGGATTCCCTGGCGTGGATGCTCAAGGGGTTTTATTGCTGGGGAGAATCCCTTGTGTGGCGTGTGCGGGACCAGTCGTGGGGACGTCCGGATCGGCGACACGGCTCCTGCGGTTGCCGCGACATAACAGCGTAATTAAAAACCGTAGCAGGCTCATTAGCCCATTAGGGAAGTCTGGCCGCTGTAGAGGGCCAAAGGCATGCCTACCAGTGTGCGGCATCTCTGCCTTTACAAGAACCAGAACCAAGCGTTTCAAATGCAATTCGTTGCCGTTGCCTCTCCCCTGAtcccccagcacaggcagatTCAGAGCAAGCGGCTGAAGCGTGAGCACCACGAATTGCACCGTGGAGTGAggatttctctccctttctgcaaAGAGCATGCCCTGTAAAATCCAAACCCGTTTGTCTCCCTGCCTTCCTGTTACCAATCTATCAAAATGATGCAGCAGGAAAAACCCTGGGCTCGTTACGTGCTGCCACGCACCGGCACGAAGCCATCGCTGGGAAGTAGCAGCTTCAGCAAGGTCTGAATCCAGCGCAGGGCAGGAGGCCTGCTGGCTCTCTGGGAGCTCTTCCATcttgttctcctttctctcttctcaattctttgagaaaaaaaaaaaatcacagtctCATTTTCATCCACTAGCTAAGAGCACCCCTGAGTTTTTTGCAGATGAGCAGGTTCATTGCCAAATCTTTTTCTCTAAGCATGTCAATTGGAGTAGACTACAATCCGTTGCTTGTGTGAAAGTGTATTATTTTGggcttgttctgttttgtttttaaataaaaggccGGGTTTTGTCCTTTGGAGCAGTTACATGATGGTATTTCTAGGTCAGGTCTTTATGTGTAGTCACATGAAGTTTCACTTTGGACGAAACACCCGGTAAGGGTCCTGGTGTTTGGTGCTGTTATGGTTAGAAAGTTGCCttatcaaattttatttccaattaaaaaaaattggatgAGTTCTCAGACTGAGACCTTGGGTGTTATTTTTAGCCTACAACTAATGAACCCCTGAAAATAGAGGGTATAATGAAAATACAGCGATTGGTTCTGCTGGGATGGCTGGGAAAATACATTAGCAGATCAGAAAGGGTAATAAATCTTCTGTCACAACCTTCCTCATTAAGCCAGATAATTTGAAATTGCCTCTAGTGTATTAAacagttcattattttttagGGGAGCAACACACAAGACAAAAGAGTAGTGTTCTTTTAATTGTTATCCAACGCCTAAAAAGAATCGATCAAGCAAATTTAGTCAAGAAAAATCAAGCAGAGCACTGGGTGTATGGCCGTGCAACTTGCTCAGAGCCATCCAAAACTTTGTGTCCTTGAACttagggaaggaggaaaggtcTCAAAAATATCCGGGGGGTGAGAGGGGCAAGGGGAAGGGAATAACCCTACTGAATTTGGCATAGTGTTTCTCTCTGCCAACACAGTTGCAAAATGAGATAATTTCAGGTTTGGGGATGTTTGATTATAAAAGTACAGCTCTCCCCtacaaactttattttattttatctgcaCCCCAGTGCTACTCCCAAGGCATCCAAAGATTCAAATAAGCAAAGGGCGCCTTCAGCCCAGGGGAAGGGGGTCTGTAGGAGCACAAAGGGTAACCTGAGTGGGGAACTGCAGCAAGAAAGGGGAATTCGGGCTGTCAGCTGAACCGGGGAAAGAAGCCGGTGCCAGGGCACAACAGAGACCTTTCCCAGTTGAGTGGGAAATCACCACCCTTGTGTTTTTGGCAAGGAACATCACTGGCTGATCCTCAGCCGCCCCCGGAATTCCTCCCTTTTCAGGACACCTTTGACCGGGCAAGCTGCAGGCTGAGGACAAGCcggaggattttttttcttccctaccttttcaacaaaaaaaatccgCTGGCACTAGGGTGGGAGATGTCTGAGATCTGGCTGCCACAAGGTAACATCGGGTTGGCGAGTGGGACATCCTGTCGTTCTTAAACTCCTGTCATTATTACATGCTCAGAGCCAAATTACCTCTTGGTGTAATGCTGCTGGCTCGAGTGTCCTTGTACACGAGTAGTTTTGGTCCTGTGCCCAAACTGGGGGGCAAACGTGAAGGGGAAATAGGAGAATATTTAACTTGAAGGTGGCACTGAGTGGGAGCGGGGGGGTTTCGGTACGCCAGCCAGATGAGGGACTTGCCCGTTGACTTTTACATCTTCTGGTGTTGATTCCCTAAGAACACACACATTTAGTAACGAGCCACACTCCCTGTTTGAGCAAAtgcctcttccccagccctcctctcctccaagcaagaccaaaaaaaatcagctctcACCCCTTCCTTGCCAGCCCTTCTGATGCATGAGCAATGCTCGGTTTCCGCTGGATATTCCCTCCTGACGGGATCTGCTGCTAGCACAGGTAAGCTCTGCTGGTGCAATTACCCGAGTGGGCGGCAGATTCCTGCCCAGACAAAAGACTAGCCAAGGAATAAAAGGATCCTTTCTATTGCAGGAGCCAGGGGATGCACTTAACGCTTCGATGCTCttcttccttcagcagcagaagcacaaaTAAATAGTGCTTTATCCAAGGCACTCCTCTGCTGTGAtgccaggcaggcaggagttttgagggaggaagagaagggggAGGATGGAGAAGACCTAAAGGGAAGACAGAGGCAAGTGGGGAACTGGAGTCACCTGTTCCCAGGTGCTTACCGAGCTCTTACACATCCCATCCTTCGCCCCAAATGCGTTCTTGAGTACTTTAACCCACACACTATAATCTAACAGCACtccagaaaacacattttggaaCCTTAGTTGTCAAATGCTTGGCCATACTAGGGTAGAAGTTATTCCAGAGGAATTTGTCTAATGCTTTATGAGCTAAAAAAGGCGCATTTGTTATCACCCAGATAACATAGGGCATTAGCAAATTAAAGTCAATGTTGTAGCGGCTGCGATCACAACAGCGTAGCTTCCCCACCTTAACCTGACGAGCACAGAAGTCGAGCAAAAAGCTGTACCCCTCTTTCCAGCTCGTCTTGGCTGCAGCACCACCACACGTTTCCAGTGTTCTTTCACTTCATCTGCCAGTCGCTGCTAGGAACCAGATCCTCGGGCTTCACCCTATCTGTCAGCCCAGTTCAGCCGTGTGTACTTTCCCTGTCtctacagcaaaacaaacattagtAATGGTGAAAATGTTAGCAAGGTGTTTTGAATGAGGCACTAACTGCTGGTTTTACGATCGAAATGTTTCCGGATCTCTAACAGCGGGGAGATTCGTCGCAAAGAACTGACTGCAACTCAGTGAATGAATGGGAGTACGCCGCCAAAAAAGTGAACTTAATTCATTCGCCAAtggcagtttatttttaattatgaaaatacattttagcaGGCGtgccatatttatttttgcctacaagaaaagcaatttctaGCAGCAAAGTGCTTGTTTTTACCTCCTGCTGCTTCACGAAACCTGCGGTTCAcacggcggggctgggggaaggcCTCCTGTTTGGGGAGTTGCTTCTTTCTGCTATTTTGGCAGCACACCGTGTTGTTTTCTCAGGATGTGTTTAGCAGGAGGAGGGCTGAGGGAGGAGTGTGACACGCTCCAGGACAAGACTGGTTTTCTCAGGTCGCCAACCGGCCTGGACCCTGGGCTGAATCGTTACCGAGGAAGTGTTATTCCTCCTCGTTATTTGTGTCCCAACAGCAGCTCAGCGCCGACACCTCATTGTTGGAGATGCTCAAAAATAAGCGAGGAGATGCTCCACGTCCTGAAGAACCTGAAATCTAAGcataaaacagggaaaaacaagtGAATACGGCGGAGGTGCTGGAGGGAGGGGGCTCTGCAACGCTGGCATTAACCACGTCTGGGGCAGCAGTCACGGGATGGGGCAGCAAAGGCCGGGAATTTcctggagaaggaggagaaggagctcCTGCCAGGCCGGGCAGCAGACTGCGAGCGCCCATTCTGctcagctgcctccagcacGGCCCTGGGGAACATGAAATAACACCACAATCCATCCTCAGGTGCCTGTGATACTGCTCCAGTGGAGCCCAGCGTGTTTTGCAATGCACTTTCTCGCAATAGtcagctccttttctttctaaacgTC
The genomic region above belongs to Cygnus olor isolate bCygOlo1 chromosome 5, bCygOlo1.pri.v2, whole genome shotgun sequence and contains:
- the SOCS4 gene encoding suppressor of cytokine signaling 4; translation: MADNKDSNVKNADVRPKSSRSRSADRKDGYVWSGKKLSWSKKSEHCSDAETASAAGRSGSNLKSQERKYSCSSIELDLDRSCGHRFLGRSLKQKLQDAVGQCFPIKNCSSRHASGLQSKRKIHISELMLDKCPFPPRSELAFRWHLIKRHTAPVSHKAEDWIIADLSQNEEKEDHLRDDEVANGAADSPSQSCDLTDGISSRGDSRSELVLGKVVRSSKEESDMDSDDEVITLCTSSRKRNKPKWETDDELLRMETPPKYHTQIDYVHCLVPDLLQINNNPCYWGVMDKYAAEALLEGKPEGTFLLRDSAQEDYLFSVSFRRYSRSLHARIEQWNHNFSFDAHDPCVFHSPDITGLLEHYKDPSSCMFFEPLLSTPLNRTFPFSLQHICRTVICNCTTYDGIDALPIPPSVKLYLKEYHYKSKVRVLRIDVPEQQS